The Chlorocebus sabaeus isolate Y175 chromosome 22, mChlSab1.0.hap1, whole genome shotgun sequence genome segment GGaacttgaaaaaggaatattcaaGGTGCTGTTCCTGGTGTTAATTGCACCTAACGACATGTCACAACTTTCCCTATTCTGACTATCACTCTCTCTTCTAATATGGACATTTTCATGAGTTGGGGGACAATTATATTCAATTGCAGAGGATGGACCACACTGTGTATTCCTCTGATGTTCTGAGAGTGACCTCTGGCTCCCAATGACCTGATCACTGAGGTGAGGGGCAAGTAAGCTCTGCATGAAACTTTGGTGACAAGTATTTTCACTGTCCCTTGATGGAATACCATTTCCTGTTGGGATGCTCTGAACTGGTGGGTAAGGTAATCTCTTTTGACGGTCAATTGGTGGTGGGCCAGTATTTTGACTAATTCGAAAAGCCTGGGACTGCATACTCCGCAATGATGATACAGGGTTACCTATTTCATTGTTTCTTGAAGATTGTACTTCAAAATTACTCTGGGGCTGTTGACTAGCTCCACTTGGTTTAAACGTCTGGCAATCGGAAAGGCGGATATCTGAGGCTACAGTGTGGTCCACACGGCCCTGCATATTATGAATAGCCAAACTCTTATTTCTGGGAACATCAAGATAGCTTCTCATTTCAAGCTGATCTGAAACTCTGGAACCCTGAATTGATATCCCCATTCTCTGCTCTGAATTAGAAGATGTCTTTCCAATGAGTGCCTCAGCAGAATAACTTGAAACTCTATTTCTCTCCGGCCTGTGTGGAGTACAGGTCATGTCTGAAGATCTAGTCACAATACTTGGTTGGGACACCATTTGCTGCTCTAAGCCTCTTGATGTCAAAAGCCTCTGCATTGGATTATGCCCAGATACATGTTCAGATGAAACCCCTGAACCTTGCTGTCTGCTTCCAACATCCTGCTGTTGGTGCATAATATCTTGATTGAGATGGTTCTGGGGATGGTTATGATGGTTCCGACTAGTTGAAGGGTTTTCACAGCTCTTCTCTGTCTGGGAGCTTCCAAAGTGTTGCTGCATTTGTTGCTGCATCTGCTGATGGTGGGGATGTGGCTGCCCACTCTTGGATCGGGACTGGTCAGTTCCATGGTGCTTGGGTTGTAAGGAAAGCTGAGAGGCCTGGGTGCCCTGAACAAGATTCctctttttctgcatctgaaCTTCCTGTTGCAGAGTCCTCTGTTGGTGGACATTATGGGGCTGAGAGTGGACAGAGCTCTCTGCATGAGGTACATGATGCTGCATTTGATATAAGTGATGCCTCTCTCTTAACTGCCCtgcttgttgttgttgctgttgctgctgctgctgctgctgctgctttatgtAGAGATGGTTACTATGAAGGTGAGATACCCCTTGAGCTGGAACATGCTGCTGCAGGGCCTGTAGATGTTGACTTGCCTGGGTTTGCTGCTGCTCAGCAACTGAAGGCTGAGAACCACACTGCACTTCAGTTTGCCTCAATGCAGGAGCCACAAAGTTGTTACTAGGTGGAAATAATCGTGTAAGGCCATCTCCATGAGCTGGGTTGCTAACAGGCACAACCGAGTTTGAAGAATTAGGAGGGATCTGACTGACCAGCATTTGAGTTTGATCAGAAATGGTGTCTGGAGTTCTGCTCATCAGGGACATACTTTCAAGCCTGAGGGGGGTTGGCTGACAGTGCTTTTGCCGTTTAGCTGAAGACAGTAAAAGGTCATCTTGGACAGCACGCTTAGCGGAATCCTTACGGCTTTCATGACTTGGCTTTAAGAGTGGCTCTTGAATCTGTGAATTTGGTATGGTACTAGTCATAGTATTTAGCTGTTCTTGGGAATATTCGGTCATCAGAGATGGTCCAGGAGGTTGACTGTCATAGGAGCTAGATGAAACAGTCAGATTAACCGTTGCAGGCACAGTTGTTTGCTCTGAAGTTGGGGATAAACCCGCACAGCTGGCCAGAGGATGGCTGATGCTGCTCTGATGGATAAGATTATTCACACTTAAACTGGTGATGCTTGGGGGCTGAGAAGGTGAAGCCTGTAAAGGTGCATTTGATGTTTTAATTCCTAGAGAACAGCTCGGTTTTTCAAGTGGCCTCTCCATAGTTGCTTCAATTGAATCCTGAGAATTAAATTCATTTGGTGTTGCTTCTGCCTGTCCTGTGCCATTCTCTTTAGGTATCTGTGATTTGAAAGGTGGGTCTCCCTCTAACGATGATGCTTCAGAAGGCTTTGAAGCAACTTCCCTTATATCAGCCTGGAGGCCAACTCTTCCCTTCTCCAGGTTCTCCTGGTCAAAAATAGCTCTTGCTGCAAGAGCTACTATATCAGTTTGCTCTACAAAGGTACAGCTGTCACATGTATTAGCTGTTGCATTGCTGGTCACATCTTCTCTTGTTGTTTCAGGAAGCATGGATGCAACTGAGAAACTACGACTACTGCCAGAGCTGGTTGACATGGGAGAGTCAGCCTGTCTACTGGTGATCAAAGAACCATTAATAACCTCTTGATCAGGGAGGCAGGAATGATGCTGTGGAGGATCTCTGTCATCACTGTTCATCAGTAATAGTTCCTGTTTGGGATGTAAATTCACACTTGAATCAACTATTTTAGGATTTTCTGAAGAAAAGTCAGGATGATCCATCTGATCAGAAAGAGATGatttctgagggtttttttttttagcaagatCAGATAGCAATGTAGTTAAACCTTGCCCCTTTAAAAGACCTGTGGTTTGCATTGTATCTGATGAATCTTGCTCAACTCTGCAAGGTTCAGCAATGATTTCTACCTCAGAAACACAGTCAGTACTTGTAGTGCTTGTTGTAGATGACAAACCAGAAACCTGAGAAACCAAAATGTGAGGATCACTTGGAGATGGAATCAATACATTGGCTGAAGTGCAGGGTTTGGCAGCATCTGACAATGCTAAATGACTTGGTGGTTTATCCTGAGGTGTCTCTTGTTGCAGATTAGGGGTAGAATCTTTGGATTTTGCTGGGGCCATTGCAAAATGTTCGCTTGTTACAGATTCTTGGGAGGGTGAGCTGGACTTTTCTGTTGACTTAGATTTGGATACAGACTCAGGTATTAATGATCCAGAGTTTAGAGCACCCAAAGAATGTGAAGCAGAAACACTCACACTATTTGCCTGGGACATAGAGACAGGTGGTAATACAGCAGGGAAGCTTTCTAGCAGTCCATCATTATAGGGCAGCTCTGCTGAGCTTTCAGTGTTGGGGCAGTCTAACTTGCTCACATCTCTGACTGGATTCAGGGGACACGCTGACTTGTTTGCTGCTAAGTGTTTCCTGGCACCCGGCTTCTTATTCAACCTTTTAGATTTCATGTTAGGAGGCAAACAAGCAACAGTGTTCATCGAGGAAGTACTCACTAGATTATAAGTACTGGCTAGTGTGGCTGAACTATCTGTTGTCACAGGAGGTGCTGCAGTTGCTAATGAAACACAGTTAGCTGTAGTGGTTTGACTATTTGCAGCAGTTTGAGCATTGGCAGGCTGGCTAATAGACAATTGTACACAGCTTTGCCCAGCCATCTGTGATATGCTTTGATTGAGGCTGGCCAAAGCACCAAATGTATTCAGGGCAACATTGGTATTTGGATCTTCGCTGGTGGTGGGTTGAATAATTTGCATAGGGGTTTGATTTGTAGTTCCTGATGAAGACATCACAGGCTGCAAAGCAAAGAGCTGTCCATTTAAAGAAATGGTTTGAGGCTGTTGGTTTGACATGGTAACAGAAAAAGTCTGTGTTGAGTTAGACACTGATAAAGATGAAGGTCTTGGTAATATGTGGACAAGATGCTTTCCTCCAAAAGTCTGTGGTGTTGAAACATTTTGCACTGAATTATTAGACCCTATTACAGTATTGGCTCCATTAATAGGGAGTCGAAcagaaccaggaggtggagcagAGAGGAGTGGCAAAGGGTTCTGATTAGCTGCCTGTATGATTACTATCTGTTGACCTACTGTGTGGTTGGGAACTTCTGCTCTCATCACTGTTGGGCATGGGGTGGTGCTGGGTGGTTGAAGAATTATAACATTTTGATTAGTTGGAGCGGCATTAACAGCTGGCTGAGCCATCTGAATCACCTGCATTGCTGAATTCAGTGGAAGGatatttttgggaggctgagatttaACCTGTGGCTGGGCAATTAGTGGCTGCATAGGTAAAGATGGACAAGAAGGCAATGTTACAACTACTTGCTCAACTGGCTGCCCATCTGCTGGAAAGGAATTATTCAAGTTGATGCCTGTAGCCACATGTCTACTGTGGTTACTTGTGGTAGGGCTAGTACCAGACTCATTTAATACTGGAGTCACAGCAGAAGACGGTGTCTGGCTTAAGGGCTGAATAGTGTTTCCCGCCAGTTGCAAAGTAGTCCACGTTGTCTGTGTGTTTCCAGCTGAAGAAATTCGTGTAAGGCTATTAATGTTTTTCAAATCTGAAGTACTAACGCTTGAAGAAGGCAAAGAACAAGAAAGAGTCCAACCATTGTCCAAAGGGTTTCCCGAAAGAGTGCTTATAGGAATGGTGGCCTTCCCTACTCCAGGGGCAGATGATGCCACCACTGTAGCTGTACTTGTCAAGTCTGCACTCTTGCTAATGCTCACTGGAGAAGAATCATCTGCAGTTCTGGGAGGTTGGGAGCAGACTGTGGTGGTAACTGAAACGACAAAAGTGTTTTGAAAATCACCTCTGAAGTCCTGTATGCTCAGGCAGGACTTGTTTCCATGGTGCACTTTAGTGGCAGTTGCTGAGGAGCTGAGGGGGATGTTTATAGCACAAGGGGTCATTTTCTTCAATAATTTGGGGTTCTCTTGTCCATTCTTATTTTCAGAAGAATTTTGATCATTTAAACATGTGTGCAAAGAATGATGTTGGTGAGGCTCAGGTCCAACTGAAACAGCAATCAGTGAGCCACTAGAGGCACCAAGCACACCTGATTCGCTTTCAGAGGTGGGAAGCTCGAGAATACTCTGAGCAGAAATGGCAGCAGGAAGACAAAGAGGAACAGGCTGGTTGGTAGCCAATGCAGGAACTGTGGTCTGATGCCATGGCTTGTTTTCAGAAGGGTAAACTCCAGAAATAGATATAGGAGTCACAAGATTGCAAGTCCTCTGTACTGGCACCACATTGGCGGTCTGCTTTTGTAAATTATGACTAACATTAAAAGTTATCCCCTGAACAGCTGTTCCCTGGCTGTTTCCACCAGGCTGATTCCCGTTGGAATAAACAATGATATTTTTTTGAACCTGGTCACTAGGAATAACAACAGAGACCTTCGAGTTTTTAAGATTTCCTTTCCAGTGAATTGTGGGGTCATCATATAAGCATATGTCATTAGCTTTCAGTAACTCAATATATCGgccattttctttttgaatttcttcCAGTTGTTTCCgtagcttttttatttcttcagctataatattaaaaacaaaaatttataaataccTGGGAATGTCAGTATTTACAATAACTTGATAAAGAACTGTATACTAAA includes the following:
- the USF3 gene encoding basic helix-loop-helix domain-containing protein USF3, whose translation is MPEMTENETPTKKQHRKKNRETHNAVERHRKKKINAGINRIGELIPCSPALKQSKNMILDQAFKYITELKRQNDELLLNGGNNEQAEEIKKLRKQLEEIQKENGRYIELLKANDICLYDDPTIHWKGNLKNSKVSVVIPSDQVQKNIIVYSNGNQPGGNSQGTAVQGITFNVSHNLQKQTANVVPVQRTCNLVTPISISGVYPSENKPWHQTTVPALATNQPVPLCLPAAISAQSILELPTSESESGVLGASSGSLIAVSVGPEPHQHHSLHTCLNDQNSSENKNGQENPKLLKKMTPCAINIPLSSSATATKVHHGNKSCLSIQDFRGDFQNTFVVSVTTTVCSQPPRTADDSSPVSISKSADLTSTATVVASSAPGVGKATIPISTLSGNPLDNGWTLSCSLPSSSVSTSDLKNINSLTRISSAGNTQTTWTTLQLAGNTIQPLSQTPSSAVTPVLNESGTSPTTSNHSRHVATGINLNNSFPADGQPVEQVVVTLPSCPSLPMQPLIAQPQVKSQPPKNILPLNSAMQVIQMAQPAVNAAPTNQNVIILQPPSTTPCPTVMRAEVPNHTVGQQIVIIQAANQNPLPLLSAPPPGSVRLPINGANTVIGSNNSVQNVSTPQTFGGKHLVHILPRPSSLSVSNSTQTFSVTMSNQQPQTISLNGQLFALQPVMSSSGTTNQTPMQIIQPTTSEDPNTNVALNTFGALASLNQSISQMAGQSCVQLSISQPANAQTAANSQTTTANCVSLATAAPPVTTDSSATLASTYNLVSTSSMNTVACLPPNMKSKRLNKKPGARKHLAANKSACPLNPVRDVSKLDCPNTESSAELPYNDGLLESFPAVLPPVSMSQANSVSVSASHSLGALNSGSLIPESVSKSKSTEKSSSPSQESVTSEHFAMAPAKSKDSTPNLQQETPQDKPPSHLALSDAAKPCTSANVLIPSPSDPHILVSQVSGLSSTTSTTSTDCVSEVEIIAEPCRVEQDSSDTMQTTGLLKGQGLTTLLSDLAKKKNPQKSSLSDQMDHPDFSSENPKIVDSSVNLHPKQELLLMNSDDRDPPQHHSCLPDQEVINGSLITSRQADSPMSTSSGSSRSFSVASMLPETTREDVTSNATANTCDSCTFVEQTDIVALAARAIFDQENLEKGRVGLQADIREVASKPSEASSLEGDPPFKSQIPKENGTGQAEATPNEFNSQDSIEATMERPLEKPSCSLGIKTSNAPLQASPSQPPSITSLSVNNLIHQSSISHPLASCAGLSPTSEQTTVPATVNLTVSSSSYDSQPPGPSLMTEYSQEQLNTMTSTIPNSQIQEPLLKPSHESRKDSAKRAVQDDLLLSSAKRQKHCQPTPLRLESMSLMSRTPDTISDQTQMLVSQIPPNSSNSVVPVSNPAHGDGLTRLFPPSNNFVAPALRQTEVQCGSQPSVAEQQQTQASQHLQALQQHVPAQGVSHLHSNHLYIKQQQQQQQQQQQQQAGQLRERHHLYQMQHHVPHAESSVHSQPHNVHQQRTLQQEVQMQKKRNLVQGTQASQLSLQPKHHGTDQSRSKSGQPHPHHQQMQQQMQQHFGSSQTEKSCENPSTSRNHHNHPQNHLNQDIMHQQQDVGSRQQGSGVSSEHVSGHNPMQRLLTSRGLEQQMVSQPSIVTRSSDMTCTPHRPERNRVSSYSAEALIGKTSSNSEQRMGISIQGSRVSDQLEMRSYLDVPRNKSLAIHNMQGRVDHTVASDIRLSDCQTFKPSGASQQPQSNFEVQSSRNNEIGNPVSSLRSMQSQAFRISQNTGPPPIDRQKRLPYPPVQSIPTGNGIPSRDSENTCHQSFMQSLLAPHLSDQVIGSQRSLSEHQRNTQCGPSSAIEYNCPPTHENVHIRRESDSQNRESCDMSLGAINTRNSTLNIPFSSSSSSGDIQGRNTSPNVSVQKSNPMRITDSHATKGHMNPPVTTNMHGVARPALPHPSVSHGNGDQGPPVRQANSSVPQRSRHPLQDSSGSKIRQPERNRSGNQRQSNVFDPSLPHLPLSTGGSMILGRQQPATEKRGSIVRFMPDSPQVPNDNSGPDQHTLSQNFGFSFIPEGGMNPPINANASFIPQVTQPSATRTPALIPVDPQNTLPSFYPPYSPAHPTLSNDISIPYFPNQMFSNPSTEKVNSGSLNNRFGSILSPPRPVGFAQPSFPLLPDMPPMHMTNSHLSNFNMTSLFPEIATALPDGSAMSPLLTIANSSASDSSKQSSNRPAHNISHILGHDCSSAV